The Nicotiana tabacum cultivar K326 chromosome 5, ASM71507v2, whole genome shotgun sequence sequence ACAAGATGCTGAGATGGATCTCCCTCAGGGAATATAGACATGAAGTTTTCAACTTCAGAGACTGCTTCTTCGTTGGTGAAGTATTGGTAAAGTCCATCAGAAGATAAGATCAAAAATCTGTCTCTAGGACCAAGCTTATGGTGGTAAAGTGATGGCAAACAGTTGATGTAAGGGGAATTTCCAATATAGTTAATTCTGAACATCTCTAGTAGTGCATTGTTCCATTTGGCCTGTATAATCACACAAGTCGAAAAGACATCAATATTAGCGCGAAAACTTAGAAAAATGGATTTAGTTCAGATGAAATGCAGTAGCAAAACAGTAACAAGTTTAAAAGTTTTGGACATTCAAGGTATTTTTATGAGCATAGATGCAGAAAGTTAATAACAACATCAACAACCTAGGGAGGGTAGAATGGAGGCAATGCAAAACGTGTAACATTAAGGTTAAAGTTACCTCTTTGAGATAACCTGCCCCGAAAGCTCGAGTAACTTTCAGGGAACCCTTCACTCTATCATTTTTAATTACAGAAACATCATCAGGATGATCACTTCTAATCCTGAGAACTTCCTGCAATAATTCATAAGACAAGTCCAAGAATTAGTATATGAAACAGgggaaaacaacaacaacaacaacgacaaacccagtataatcccataagtggggtttgaggagggtagtatgtacgcagatcttacctctACCTGgtaaaggtagagaggctgtttccgatagaccaaaACAGAATCTTGAATTATATGTTTACGTAGAAAGGCTAGAATTTGTACCTCTTTATCAGATGTGGTATGATCCATGGTGAGTTGACAAGAAGTAAGATTAGATTCAACTCTACATAGTGCATCAATGCTGTTTAGATTTAGACTTTCCTCGTTTATCCGTCCCAATTTGCTATCAAAAGGATCGGATTCAGGATTTTGAGCTAAAAGTGCTCTACTATCTCCAACATTCATGAAGTAAACATCCttaccattcaacaacattactAAAACACAAGATCCCATTAAAGCCAACTCAGGATTCTCCTTTAGCATCATATCAGCCATCTCCAAATATGACGCCTCAGTTTTCCTTAACGCCTCTGATAACGCCTTCAAGATATCGAATTGGTCAATACCCGCATCTCCATTTGTTCCCAAATTGTTCAACTTCTCATCAAATTCTTGACTCTGATGTACCAATCGAACAATGTCATTACCCGTCGAATCCTCAGAAATTTCTAACTTGTCATTCCAAGGAAATCTCTTGAGCTCTTTGATGACATTTGAATAGAGATTGTTTAACAGAAAATCTGTAGCATCAGGCCCATTAAATCCATCATAAATCCCAACAAAAACCCAACCATGTTCTTCAGAAACCACTATATGTACTCTGTCTTCCCCTGCTTTTCCCTGAGCCCACTGTACATTTCCCTCAACGTCATCAGCCAAAttaattttattcttcttctctaTAAAACTCATTTCTTCAATCCCCAGAAAGGAGCTTGACAAAACTTTCCTCAAACTTCTAACTAAATAGCCCCGCTCGATTGGGCCAGAGACAAATCCCCTCTCGGTTGGGCCAGAGCCCGAGCAAGAAACTCGGGAGATCGGGCCCGACCGAATAGAGGCTACTGATCTTCGGGGGATAGGTTGAAGAGGAATAGAAGAGAATAAAGGTGAGCTTTCGAAAGCTGAAGACGATATGTCAGTATAAGTGTAGAAGTCGAAAAGTGCAGTAGAGAGAGGTGTGGAAGCGTTAGCCGATATGGAAGCGCCGGAGATGGTGCGAAACACCGTCGTTTGGCTGCTGttagtagaggaggaggaggaggaggaggaggaggattcATCGGAGAAAGAAGGGTCTGGCCGGATGTAGCAAAATGAATGGCCTAAACCGACGTCGTCGAGATGATCGGAGAGATTCACGGCGATATCGTGGTGTCTTTTCGAGATTTCTCCAACATCTCCGGCGAAACAAAGCTTCAATTTTCCCATCCCATTACCCATTTGGAGAGAACGACACTATGTTCTTTTCAGATGTTTATTAAAGTGATATGATTTATTTTTGGTTCCTACCGATATAAAGCATACTGCATTTAAAAGAAAGGAAATCCTCATTAACAGAATCATAAAGACGGAGATATCTGAAGCTGGTTGTCATTAATGGTTTTACTCATTGagatttaagaagaaagaaagagctAAAGTTTGAATTTAAATAGGGAGGAGTTAGGAATATATAGGTTGAAAATATCAGGTGGTTTAAGTTTTAGTACAGTAGTAGTAGTATTTTAATTCAGAAAAGGGAAGAGGAAAAGGTAGAAAGAGAGAGTGGAGAGAGAGATGGAAGAAggtggttgacttttgagttttgatacaaaagtttatgtatatgttTCTTGGGGTGGGCGTTAACATTGATTATTGACAAAAGTAAGAGCTAAAGCTGTGcgattttttaaatatttgacaatttttaAAGTCAGAAATGGAACTTGGAGCCACACTCGCAAAGGAGGCTGGCTTATTCGCATGGTGTGCTTTTTTATGAAACATCAACTGGAACGAATGATATTGGTAAATATCCATTTTTCCGGTCCGTTATTAGAATTTATTCgtattttaaattgttttgatAACGTATTTATGCGAAAATACAAATTTGGATATAAATACTCCTATCTAAAATACGGAACAAACTCCAGGACTTTGAATATTCATAAGTTCAAAATCCAATAATTGTTCCCGGAGTTTAAATGACCTGAAGCAGTAGATTTCAATTGTTGAAGTATAATGTGAATTAAAAAATCATGAATCATTCCTAAATTTTCCTGAATTTTGCACTAGTAAAATGTACAAACACCAATAATTTTCGTGAATTTTATATTTAAAGGTTAAAAATTACTGACGTATAATGTAAAttcaaaaatcataaattgttcctAGATTGTCCTAGATTTTGTACTACTAAAGGTtcaaaaatcaataattttttcTGAATTTTATATTTAAAGGTTAAAAATTGCAGAAGTATAATGTGAAtttaaaaatcatgaatcattTCTGGATTTTGCACTAGTAAAGGTTCAAAAACTAGGAATCGTTCATGGAGTTGGGATTTTGTACTAGTAAAAGTTAAAAATTGctggattttgaaaattttaacaTTGTTTATTGGGATTTCACTAGTCAAAATTTCGAATTCTAGTACCGATTATTGGAGAACGGTTCTATATTTTAGTTGAGGAAAATACGTCAAGTTAATAAATCAGCGATTACTTTATCATTACAATTTAAAATCTGGCTAAACTCTAATAGCCGCTCCAAAATATGGACAACCTAGCTAATTCTTACTGTCTATATATTTGCATACATTTCAACTTATTGTATCACGTAGTATATTATCATCACTATATTTGCATACATTTCAACTTATTGTATCACGTAGTATATTATCTTCACTAGCACAGTATTAATAAATTTTTCTATCAAGTCTTAAACagataaaaaaaaatcacaaagttttttgtttttgttatttaaatAAAGGACTCACAattgtttttatttgttttattgattgttaGACCACCTTTAAATACTTAGCCTGCTTCTCCTCTTTATTACTCATCTTGAATAGCTCCTCCTCAAAAAGTTGTTTTTATTGAATTGATCAACTCCGTCTCTATTTGTTTGCCAAAATAATTTTTACTGTTATAATTTACTAACAGATGTATCACGTTAGTATTTACCGAATGTAAAATCTATTAGAGTATCTTAATTATGTGCTTGTCCATActaattaattttaataggaAATATGATATTTCACTTGGGATTGTTGTATTCCTACCTGTTCGGATGAAAGATAAGAACATTGGCACATCTTCTCCCAAATATTAGtcgttttaaaaaattaaaattatttttaaatgtttgacttttgtttctttcaaatcggggcatttgcatctatacccgctttttggattacgttttaacttgtacccgctttgcaaaataaattgcaagtgtacccacttttttcgcgtaacttcagcatacgggcctgaagtagcaaagacaatcacgcaaacttcagcattctagtagacgagcCTGAAGTAGCGAAAATTGCTGAACCAGGTGTGccaaagtttttgtttgtaattgctgaacttatgCATGTTTTAACTGAAGTTTTTCACGTAAACTTAGTGTtggctaattttttttttgtaattgctgaacttaagcattctagtagttgaagtttattttgtttactaGAATATAAGGAATCAGATGGGAAAAGTTTATTCACTGGAATATAGAGAGAGCATGAGGTTCGTTAGAAGCATACAGAGAGAGAACAGTAACTTAAAACTTATCTTGCAAATTGTGGAAATTGACCGCTTCAGCTTTCTTAATTGAAGTGTTACAATACCTTTGAGTCTTTGAATAAGTCACATGATGTGTGAAATTATACCAATAAGCTTTTTCACGTAAATGTCTACTTTTCGAAGGTTCTAGGACTCAGTTTGTAGCTAGCAAAAAGGATTATAGGAGTATTTGTTTTGAAACGGAAATGGAAGTGGAAGCAGCGTGAGGAGAATAAGGTTCGTTAGAAGCATAAATCAACTAAAGTTCATCAAATATAGAACAAAATTTCGACTAAAACATGTTGAAgctcagcaaatagagaacaaaacttcagctactagaatgcttaagttcaggaattacaaacaaaaacttcagccaacaCTAAGTTTACGTGAAAAACTTCAGCTAAAAATGCTGAAGTTcaataattacaaataaaaaaCTTCAGTAAATAGAGAATAAAACTTCAactactagaatgcttaagttcagcaattacaaataaaaacttcagctaacACTAAGTTTACGTGAAAAACTTCAGCTaaaaatgctgaagttcagcaattacaaacaaaaacttcagcaaatagggaacaaaacttcagctactagaatgcttaaaTCACCCGTGGTTGGTGGGTAAATCACCAGGACATTCCGCTGCAATTCAAAGTAATCTTTCACAGTATTATTGCATGTTGCTGGTATGGACCGTTTCCCTGCTTGGTGTTGTTTCTGCTACAGTCAAATATATTCCCATCTTTATGATTTTATTCACAGTATTATTAATGCTCTCTGTTTTTAATCAATTTTCAGGGGAATATTTTTGAATTTACGTGCAAGGTTGATGGTATTAAAAAAGGCTTGAAATCCTCAAAGTTGATATATGAACATGACAACATCTCTTTGTGTAGTTCAAAGATATTGAAAATGGGTGCTTAATTTGTTTTGATTCACTTTTAATAAAATGGCATGTTTGTCATAGAGCATTTTGTCACTGTTATTCCATTTTTACATATTCTTGGCTTCTCTCAGAAGGGGTATATGTATCActatagaagaagaaaaaaacgaaggagaagaaggaggaggagaaagagagttggagttgtttaaaaagtgggtacaggttaaaactttaaaaaaataggtataggttaaatgggggcgaccaaatagagcGTCCCGTGCAAATTTTTATCTCAAATCTACCTTTACGGTTCTAATTAATGGAGTGTTAATTAAATGAGATATTTAAGGAGACGTAAATGatcttagaaaaataatttagtaattagggttattaaataattttattaagaaATGTGCAAAACCTTGAAAGATAAAGAATATTGTATATAGGTAAAATCGAGCCCATTGAATACCTCGATTTCCCGGTAAGACAAACAGAGCAGAGACATGATCGTAAGGAACCAGAATCTGGGGGAGGAACCCCTCGTATCGGGGTTCGAGCAAAACACCTATCCTCGGAGGCATCGGAACCACGTCCTCCGGGTCCGGTTCGAGTCTTAAAATTTCGAAGAACATCATAGGTTAATTTGAGCTTTAGACCCGATTGGTTAAAGATTAAAATCTCAAAATCGTAGGTCTCAATTTCACACTTTTATCAGTTTTTTCCTTTACATCTTTTGAccggaaaaaaagaagaagaagcaaatcaTAACAATTTCTCGTATTAATGTGAACTACATTTTTTCCCCGTAAAAACATCATAAATCGAATGAAGTAAAGGAAATTTTCATTAGGGTTCTATgtttgagagagagagaaacaGTTCTGCCATTGCAATTGAAAATGACCCAATGGGTCTTTCTATAACTTTATCCCATTATTTATATAATGAGCGTGATACTAAATGGGACAAAAATGGGCTAAACATGAAAGTGGGCTAAAAATACAAAGTTacccaaaataaaagagaagactAATTAAATAAACTTTACAAGAGATCAGTGTTTATGTTTAAGCTTAGATGCTAAATAAGCCATTAGCTCAACACCCCTCCCCCCTCAAGTTAGAGGGGGAAACCACCTTCAACTTGCTCAAAAGATCATGATGAAGAACTCCAGGTAAAGGCTTGGTGAGAACATCTGCTAACTGTTGAGAACATGAGAGAGAGAAATCAGCCCATCAGAAAGTTTAGTCCGAATAAAATGACAGTCAACCTCAATATGCCTGGTCAGCTCGTGGAAAACTAGATTTTTGGCTATGTGTAAAGCAGCCTGATTGTCACAAAACATAGAAAAAGGAAGAGAGACAGAAATACCAAGGTTAGTGAGCAATCTAGATAACCAAGCCAATTCAACAACCACCTTACTAAGGGCCCTATACTCGGCTTCAGCAGAGGATAAGGATACAAGTTACTTTTTGGACTTCCAGCTGATCAAACTACCCCCCTAAAATCACacagaaaccagtgacagatctGCGAGTATCAGGGCAGGCTGCCCAATCACTGTCTGAGAAAGCATGTATAGAAAAATAAGGGGAGTCTGAATAAAAAAGTTCCATATACACAGTTCCCTTAAGATATCTAAGCACATGCAGGGCAACAGACATGTGAGGAACTCTAGGAGATTTCAAGAACTGGCTTAaatgttgaacaacaaaacaaatgtCAGGTCTGGTATATGTAAGGAAGAAAGAGCTTGCCTACCAGACTTCTATACTTGTCAGGAGAAGGAAACAAAGCACTAGAATCAGCATGCAATTTACTATTGAGGTTTAAAGGACAAACCACAGAGGAAACATCAACACAATCAAACTGTTGCAACAAGTCAGACACAAACTTTTTTTGATTAAGAAGAACCCCACCAGGAATAGCAGACAATTCAATGCCTAGAAAATAATGCAAGGACCCCTGGTCCTTAATCCTAAAATGTTCATCCAAGAATTGTTTTGAGTGTAGAAATTTCAATTGTAtctgtcatgaccctaaacccgaaccctaTCAcgatggcgtctctcgtgaagacaaggccagctgacacattCCCATTTCAATATTAAGCAATTAAGATAATAAGTAttaagtcttaaacatgataaaatcccaaaataagtaaTGAACAGTATAATTTGTGGAAATAAAACCAAtacagcccgatatcggggtgtcaccagtcatgagcatctataataatactacaagtctgaaagagtaTACTCAATTTATTACAGAACACTAATAAGAGACAAGAAATGAGATAAGGGGAGAAGCACGGGGCTACaaacgccgagcaactacctcgtgaactccagAATCTAttggaagctctcaaccctcgccaGCAGGACCTGAAAcgtctgaatctgcacacggggtacagggagtaaagtgagtactccaactcagtgagtaataatcataaataaagactaagaAATATAAAATCATGTAAGGCACATCacaggctataaggaagcagtataaaccagtaaaaatagtgaaaatatataaagtcattttagtttagtttaaactTAATGAAATGCCTTATAaaa is a genomic window containing:
- the LOC107822505 gene encoding putative protein phosphatase 2C 23 translates to MGNGMGKLKLCFAGDVGEISKRHHDIAVNLSDHLDDVGLGHSFCYIRPDPSFSDESSSSSSSSSSTNSSQTTVFRTISGASISANASTPLSTALFDFYTYTDISSSAFESSPLFSSIPLQPIPRRSVASIRSGPISRVSCSGSGPTERGFVSGPIERGYLVRSLRKVLSSSFLGIEEMSFIEKKNKINLADDVEGNVQWAQGKAGEDRVHIVVSEEHGWVFVGIYDGFNGPDATDFLLNNLYSNVIKELKRFPWNDKLEISEDSTGNDIVRLVHQSQEFDEKLNNLGTNGDAGIDQFDILKALSEALRKTEASYLEMADMMLKENPELALMGSCVLVMLLNGKDVYFMNVGDSRALLAQNPESDPFDSKLGRINEESLNLNSIDALCRVESNLTSCQLTMDHTTSDKEEVLRIRSDHPDDVSVIKNDRVKGSLKVTRAFGAGYLKEAKWNNALLEMFRINYIGNSPYINCLPSLYHHKLGPRDRFLILSSDGLYQYFTNEEAVSEVENFMSIFPEGDPSQHLVEEVLFRAAKKAGMNFHELLDIPPGDRRQYHDDVSIIIISFEGKLWRSSA